In Corylus avellana chromosome ca2, CavTom2PMs-1.0, the following proteins share a genomic window:
- the LOC132172021 gene encoding probable glycerol-3-phosphate acyltransferase 2 translates to MAGEIFNLKALFFLFKHLLRRTGNQLNLQGKLSNVHISHLNFQKYSYLANRWEELQNQPLLFHVEGALLKSSSLFPYFMLVAFEAGGPIRALILFLLYPFVKLFSLVDEELGLKILVFVCFVGIRKDSFRAGRAVLPKFFLEDVGYECFDLVMRCGRRVGVTNLPSVMVDDFLREYMGVEAVLGRELKVVYGFFVGLMEEKKPAKIVLNEIFGEEKGGANVVGIGCYKMPLEDQLFSHCKVICLVSEAEKKNWQVLPREKYPKPLIFHDGRLAFRPTPLAFLVMLMWAPLGFFLFMIRATVAILLPYKISVPIFALIGLRGTLSRPSSSNEEKSRGILYVCNHRTLLDPIYVSIALMKPVSAAIYSVSTITERFAPIKTIRLTRNKEEDSKKMEEQLSQGSLVVCPEGTTCREPYLLRFSPLFAETTDEIVPIAVDIQTSMFYGTTASGLKFLDPVFLLMNPTTHYSINILEKLSRGFTCGVGGKSKFEVANYLQAMIAEALGFECTNFTRKDKYMILAGNEGKI, encoded by the exons ATGGCTGGAGAAATTTTCAATCTGAAAGCTCTTTTCTTCCTGTTCAAACATTTGCTCAGAAGAACAGGGAACCAACTCAATCTCCAGGGGAAGCTTAGTAATGTCCACATATCCCACTTGAATTTTCAGAAGTACTCTTATCTTGCCAATAGATGGGAGGAGCTTCAAAACCAGCCTTTGTTATTTCATGTGGAGGGAGCACTTTTGAAATCATCATCTCTCTTTCCTTACTTCATGCTGGTGGCCTTTGAAGCTGGAGGGCCCATAAGAGCTCTTATTCTGTTTCTTTTGTATCCTTTTGTAAAATTGTTTAGTTTGGTAGATGAAGAGCTGGGGCTGAAGATTCTGGTTTTTGTATGTTTTGTGGGGATTAGAAAGGACAGTTTTAGAGCTGGAAGAGCTGTGTTGCCGAAGTTTTTCTTAGAGGATGTTGGGTATGAATGCTTTGATCTTGTGATGAGATGTGGGAGAAGAGTAGGAGTCACTAATTTGCCTAGTGTAATGGTGGATGATTTTCTGAGAGAATACATGGGAGTTGAGGCTGTTTTGGGGAGAGAGTTGAAGGTAGTTTATGGGTTTTTTGTGGGTTTGATGGAGGAAAAGAAGCCAGCTAAGATCGTTTTGAACGAGATCTTTGGGGAAGAAAAAGGTGGTGCTAATGTGGTGGGTATTGGTTGCTATAAGATGCCTCTTGAAGACCAACTTTTTTCTCATTGCAAG GTAATTTGCTTGGTAAGTGAGGCTGAGAAGAAGAATTGGCAAGTCCTTCCAAGGGAGAAATATCCAAAGCCATTGATCTTCCATGATGGAAGATTGGCTTTTCGGCCAACTCCACTTGCCTTTTTAGTCATGTTAATGTGGGCACCATTAggctttttccttttcatgaTCAGAGCCACTGTTGCAATTCTCCTCCCTTATAAGATATCTGTCCCAATCTTTGCCTTAATTGGGTTGAGAGGAACTCTCTCAAGGCCAAGCTCCTCTAATGAAGAAAAATCAAGGGGCATACTTTATGTCTGCAACCACAGAACTCTGCTGGATCCAATCTATGTTTCAATTGCTCTCATGAAACCAGTTTCTGCAGCCATATACAGCGTAAGCACGATTACCGAGAGGTTCGCACCAATCAAGACAATTCGATTAACAAGAAACAAGGAGGAAGATTCAAAGAAGATGGAGGAGCAGCTGAGCCAAGGGAGCCTTGTGGTTTGTCCAGAAGGAACCACTTGCAGGGAGCCTTATCTGCTTCGTTTTAGTCCTCTGTTTGCAGAGACAACTGATGAGATAGTTCCCATTGCCGTGGATATTCAGACCAGTATGTTCTATGGAACAACGGCTAGTGGTCTTAAATTCTTAGACCCTGTATTCCTGCTCATGAATCCAACTACCCACTACAGCATCAACATTCTTGAGAAGTTATCAAGAGGTTTTACATGTGGGGTTGGAGGAAAATCCAAGTTTGAAGTAGCCAATTATTTGCAGGCAATGATTGCTGAAGCCTTGGGATTTGAGTGCACCAATTTTACAAGGAAAGACAAGTACATGATCTTGGCAGGCAATGAAGGGAAAATATAG